One Pseudomonas abieticivorans genomic region harbors:
- a CDS encoding T6SS phospholipase effector Tle1-like catalytic domain-containing protein, whose translation MTIATEENAQGAGFTVRLGLFFDGTGNNQSNSELGKERRASQSHLDGTDDSYGNDTSNVAHLHALYPDDARVVLDANAEHAHLKVYLEGIGTRTGQGDALYSQATGRWGTGVLARVEQMPARVLAQLCVLHDHNPGLVISRIEIDLFGFSRGAAAARHCANDLLQGPDSSLARAIPPGTSGFAQGFAWRHPTDLALNFIGLFDTVAGIVAPLQGDFSANNALNPGLNLRLAPGIARQVVHLVAEHEYRHNFALTRTDEDLMMPGSHSDIGGGYLPLATERVLLSKPDNSLSPLQVPNEHSEAHRRTRECLDRELDRWQPYFPGNGLSVFAWDVQTHARTRDTQPEKRVYAAVAGQRQVRGELSRVYLQIMHQLAARAGVAFAPDDDRMALPVELHPIAAKLRAYALGEPFERLNAQEHSLLQRHYIHFSANWNALNGWKTSDLDTLFINRPGEDNQRTLHPNE comes from the coding sequence ATGACTATCGCAACAGAAGAGAACGCACAGGGCGCCGGCTTTACCGTGCGCCTGGGGCTGTTTTTTGATGGCACCGGCAACAACCAGAGCAACAGCGAGTTGGGTAAGGAGCGCCGCGCCAGCCAGTCGCACCTGGATGGGACCGATGACAGCTATGGCAATGACACCAGCAACGTCGCGCACTTGCACGCGCTCTACCCGGACGACGCAAGGGTGGTGCTGGACGCAAACGCCGAGCACGCTCACCTCAAGGTGTATCTGGAAGGCATCGGCACGCGCACAGGCCAAGGTGATGCTCTCTACAGCCAAGCCACCGGCCGCTGGGGGACCGGTGTGCTGGCACGGGTCGAGCAAATGCCAGCGCGGGTGCTGGCCCAGCTATGCGTTTTGCACGATCACAACCCGGGCCTTGTGATCAGCCGGATCGAGATCGACCTGTTCGGTTTCAGCCGAGGCGCGGCAGCGGCCCGGCATTGCGCCAATGATCTGCTCCAGGGGCCCGACAGTTCATTGGCCCGAGCGATACCCCCCGGTACATCGGGGTTTGCCCAAGGATTCGCCTGGCGCCACCCCACGGACCTGGCCCTCAATTTCATCGGTTTGTTCGACACCGTGGCCGGCATCGTCGCCCCATTACAAGGCGATTTCAGCGCCAACAATGCCCTCAACCCCGGGCTCAACCTGCGCCTTGCGCCGGGCATCGCCCGCCAAGTCGTGCACCTGGTGGCCGAACACGAGTACCGTCACAACTTCGCCCTCACCCGCACCGATGAAGACCTGATGATGCCTGGCAGCCACTCCGACATTGGCGGTGGCTACCTGCCCTTGGCCACGGAACGGGTGCTGCTGAGCAAACCCGACAATAGCCTGAGCCCCCTGCAGGTCCCTAACGAGCACAGCGAAGCCCATCGCCGCACACGCGAATGCCTGGATCGCGAGCTGGACCGCTGGCAGCCCTACTTCCCCGGTAACGGTTTGAGCGTTTTCGCCTGGGATGTGCAAACACACGCACGCACCCGCGATACCCAGCCGGAAAAACGCGTGTATGCCGCCGTCGCAGGGCAGCGCCAGGTCCGCGGCGAGCTTTCGCGGGTGTACCTGCAGATCATGCATCAGCTGGCAGCGCGAGCGGGGGTTGCATTTGCCCCCGATGACGACCGCATGGCACTCCCGGTGGAATTACACCCCATTGCAGCCAAGTTGCGCGCCTATGCCTTGGGCGAACCGTTCGAGCGTCTCAATGCCCAGGAACATTCGCTGCTGCAGCGCCACTACATCCATTTCTCGGCCAATTGGAATGCGCTCAATGGGTGGAAAACCAGCGATCTGGACACGCTGTTCATCAACCGCCCAGGCGAGGACAACCAGCGCACCCTGCACCCCAATGAGTAA
- a CDS encoding SDR family oxidoreductase, with translation MQPTVFITGATSGFGEACARRFAQAGWSMVLTGRREERLLRLADELGGQAEVLPLVLDVRDRVAMQAAIDSLPAAFATLRGLINNAGLALGTEAAQQCSLDDWDTMVDTNIKGLLYSTRLLLPRLIAHGQGASIVNLGSIAGNWPYPGSHVYGASKAFVRQFSLNLRCDLQGTGVRVTNLEPGLCESEFSLVRFAGDRQKYAAVYADAQPLQPADIAETIYWLLNQPAHINVNSLELMPVTQAWNNFAIARG, from the coding sequence ATGCAACCCACTGTATTTATCACCGGTGCCACGTCCGGTTTCGGCGAAGCCTGCGCGCGACGATTTGCCCAGGCGGGCTGGTCCATGGTCCTGACGGGGCGGCGCGAAGAGCGTCTGTTGCGCCTGGCCGACGAGCTGGGTGGGCAAGCCGAGGTTCTACCGCTCGTACTCGATGTTCGCGACCGTGTCGCCATGCAGGCCGCCATCGACTCATTGCCGGCCGCGTTCGCGACCTTGCGCGGGCTGATCAACAACGCAGGCCTGGCCTTGGGCACCGAAGCTGCGCAGCAGTGTTCGCTGGATGATTGGGACACCATGGTCGACACCAACATCAAGGGCTTGCTGTACAGCACCCGCTTGCTGTTGCCACGGCTGATCGCCCATGGCCAGGGCGCCAGTATCGTCAACCTGGGCTCCATCGCCGGTAACTGGCCCTACCCTGGCAGCCATGTCTATGGCGCGAGCAAGGCCTTCGTGCGGCAATTCTCGCTGAACCTGCGTTGCGACTTGCAAGGCACCGGCGTGCGAGTCACCAACCTGGAGCCCGGGTTGTGCGAAAGCGAATTCTCGCTGGTGCGCTTTGCGGGCGACCGGCAAAAATACGCGGCGGTGTACGCCGATGCGCAACCCTTGCAACCGGCCGATATCGCCGAGACGATCTACTGGCTGCTCAACCAGCCGGCACATATCAATGTCAACAGTCTGGAATTGATGCCGGTGACCCAGGCTTGGAACAACTTCGCGATTGCTCGCGGGTAA
- a CDS encoding RcnB family protein has product MKKIIAACCASLMLLAPLASYAQPGPGDGGQNRPPGQQGGPQGGPQNNGGHQQQGRPPQNGGHQQQRPPQQNGGHQQQRPPQQYRPNPQYNRPGDHGPQAGMPRPHSEWHRGGYAPPMYRNDRYWVTDWQARRLPPPPREHRWLRVNGDYVLVAITTGVIVNILSGY; this is encoded by the coding sequence ATGAAAAAAATCATCGCGGCATGCTGCGCATCCTTGATGCTGCTGGCACCGCTGGCCAGCTATGCTCAACCAGGGCCAGGTGACGGCGGTCAAAATCGACCACCCGGCCAGCAAGGGGGGCCACAGGGCGGCCCGCAGAACAATGGCGGCCATCAGCAACAGGGCCGGCCGCCGCAAAATGGAGGGCATCAGCAACAACGCCCACCGCAACAAAACGGTGGCCATCAGCAACAACGTCCACCGCAACAGTACCGCCCCAACCCCCAGTACAACCGCCCTGGCGACCACGGCCCGCAAGCCGGCATGCCGCGCCCGCACAGCGAATGGCACCGTGGCGGTTATGCCCCACCGATGTATCGTAACGACCGCTACTGGGTCACCGACTGGCAAGCGCGCCGCCTGCCACCGCCACCGCGTGAACACCGCTGGTTGCGCGTGAACGGTGACTATGTGCTGGTGGCCATTACCACGGGCGTGATCGTGAATATTCTATCGGGGTATTGA
- a CDS encoding aminotransferase class III-fold pyridoxal phosphate-dependent enzyme, whose translation MPFTDNREFQRAPQLFVRAEGVRYWTAEGRELLDGSSGLFCSAAGHGRTEIAEAVCKQLLTLDFTPHFQRASPLSFELAERLSELLPKGLDKLFFTNSGSESVDSAMKIALAYHRARGQAQRTRFVSREWAYHGVNFGGVALSGMMRNRQAFATGGLPHVSHMRHTWQEQQRYQLGEPAQGEDLACDLERIIATHGADSIAACFVEPIAGSIGVYVPPAGYLKRLRDICDTHGILLVFDEVITGFGRTGEAFAAQSFAVKPDIITMAKALTNGAVPMGAVAVDQSIYETVVAASQGQGPELFHGYTYSGHPVACAAALASLNIYRDEDLFGRGRQLAPHFLESLSGLRGLPHVSDLRGYGLLSGIQLTPGATPGAKGAQVQRALYDAGLHVKTTGDAIIFAPALVASRSEVDAMFEILKATLACETL comes from the coding sequence ATGCCCTTTACCGACAACCGCGAATTCCAGCGCGCCCCACAATTGTTCGTACGTGCCGAGGGCGTGCGCTACTGGACCGCCGAGGGCCGCGAACTGCTCGATGGCAGTTCCGGGCTGTTCTGCAGCGCGGCCGGGCATGGTCGCACCGAGATCGCAGAAGCGGTGTGCAAGCAACTCTTGACGCTGGACTTCACCCCGCACTTCCAGCGCGCTTCGCCGCTGTCCTTCGAACTGGCCGAACGCTTGAGCGAACTGCTGCCCAAGGGGCTTGATAAACTGTTTTTCACCAACTCAGGATCCGAGTCTGTGGACAGTGCCATGAAAATCGCCCTGGCCTACCACCGTGCTCGCGGCCAGGCTCAGCGCACCCGCTTCGTCTCGCGGGAATGGGCCTACCATGGGGTCAATTTCGGCGGCGTGGCGCTGTCCGGGATGATGCGCAACCGCCAGGCATTTGCCACCGGCGGCCTGCCCCACGTCAGCCACATGCGCCACACCTGGCAGGAACAGCAGCGCTACCAACTGGGTGAGCCGGCCCAGGGCGAAGACCTGGCCTGCGACCTTGAACGCATCATCGCCACCCACGGCGCCGACAGCATTGCCGCCTGTTTTGTCGAACCGATCGCCGGCTCCATCGGCGTCTACGTGCCTCCGGCCGGCTACCTCAAGCGCCTGCGCGATATCTGCGACACGCACGGCATCCTGTTGGTGTTCGACGAAGTGATCACCGGTTTCGGCCGCACCGGCGAGGCTTTCGCGGCGCAGAGCTTCGCGGTCAAACCGGACATCATCACCATGGCCAAAGCCTTGACCAACGGCGCCGTACCAATGGGCGCGGTCGCGGTCGACCAGTCGATCTATGAAACCGTGGTGGCTGCAAGCCAAGGCCAGGGGCCAGAGCTGTTTCACGGCTACACCTACTCTGGCCACCCGGTGGCCTGCGCGGCGGCATTGGCGTCATTGAATATCTACCGTGACGAAGACTTGTTCGGCCGCGGTCGACAGTTGGCGCCGCACTTTCTGGAGTCACTGAGCGGCCTGCGTGGCCTGCCGCACGTCAGCGACCTGCGCGGCTACGGCCTGCTCAGTGGCATCCAGTTGACCCCCGGCGCCACGCCAGGGGCCAAGGGCGCCCAGGTGCAACGCGCGCTGTATGACGCCGGCCTGCATGTGAAGACCACCGGCGACGCAATCATATTCGCCCCGGCACTGGTGGCCAGCCGCAGCGAAGTGGATGCGATGTTCGAGATACTCAAGGCCACCTTGGCCTGTGAAACGCTTTAA
- a CDS encoding sulfite exporter TauE/SafE family protein, whose translation MNAELSWALSALCVVVAAVVRGLTGFGFAAIAVVGLAMLGSLRDAVPVVLCLEVASSVMLLRSAIAEADYRLLRRVLLAAACGVPLGIGVLTGLNSDWLSLGVYLLVAALALLGLARVALPMGRGPLAAILVGGSSGALIAAFSIGGPLVVAWLSHCGLRARVLRATLIMFFFAVDLAALAGLALAQAIGPQAPRQALALLLPLLLGLGLGQRLFLRIGPEPAARITQWLLLALAGFGLLGRAWS comes from the coding sequence GTGAACGCTGAATTGAGCTGGGCCTTGAGTGCGCTGTGTGTAGTAGTGGCTGCGGTGGTGCGGGGCTTGACCGGCTTCGGGTTCGCGGCCATTGCCGTGGTTGGCCTGGCCATGCTCGGCTCGCTGCGTGACGCGGTGCCGGTGGTGTTGTGCCTTGAAGTCGCCTCCAGCGTCATGTTGCTGCGCAGCGCCATCGCCGAAGCCGATTATCGACTGTTGCGCCGGGTGTTGCTGGCGGCGGCATGCGGGGTGCCGTTGGGCATCGGTGTGCTGACCGGCCTTAACAGCGATTGGCTGAGCCTGGGTGTGTACCTGCTGGTGGCGGCCCTGGCGTTGCTGGGGCTGGCGCGGGTGGCCCTGCCCATGGGCCGTGGGCCGCTGGCTGCGATCCTGGTGGGTGGCAGCAGTGGCGCGCTGATCGCCGCATTCTCCATCGGCGGGCCGTTGGTGGTGGCCTGGCTCAGCCACTGCGGGCTGCGCGCCCGCGTTCTGCGGGCCACCCTGATCATGTTCTTTTTCGCCGTCGACCTGGCGGCCCTGGCGGGGTTGGCGCTGGCCCAGGCCATCGGCCCACAAGCGCCGCGCCAGGCGTTGGCCCTGCTACTGCCGCTGTTGTTGGGGTTGGGGCTGGGGCAGCGCTTATTCCTGCGTATTGGCCCTGAACCTGCGGCACGCATCACCCAATGGCTATTGCTGGCGCTGGCAGGGTTTGGCCTGCTGGGCCGGGCATGGTCCTGA